From a region of the Eretmochelys imbricata isolate rEreImb1 chromosome 6, rEreImb1.hap1, whole genome shotgun sequence genome:
- the PPM1A gene encoding protein phosphatase 1A, whose amino-acid sequence MGAFLDKPKMEKHNAQGQGNGLRYGLSSMQGWRVEMEDAHTAVIGLPNGLDGWSFFAVYDGHAGSQVAKYCCEHLLDHITSNQDFKGSDGPPSVESVKNGIRTGFLQIDEHMRVISEKKHGADRSGSTAVGVMISPQHTYFINCGDSRGLLCRNRKVHFFTQDHKPSNPLEKERIQNAGGSVMIQRVNGSLAVSRALGDFDYKCVHGKGPTEQLVSPEPEVYEIERSEEDDQFIILACDGIWDVMGNEELCDFVRSRLEVTDDLEKVCNEIVDTCLYKGSRDNMSVILICFPSAPKVLPEAVKREAELDKYLESRVEEIIKKQGEGVPDLVHVMRTLATESIPNLPPGGELASKRSVIEAVYNRLNPYRNDDADSASTDDMW is encoded by the exons ATGGGAGCGTTTTTAGACAAGCCAAAGATGGAGAAGCATAATGCCCAAGGGCAGGGTAATGGGCTACGTTATGGGCTAAGTAGTATGCAAGGTTGGCGAGTTGAGATGGAGGATGCACATACAGCTGTTATTGGTTTGCCAAATGGACTTGATGGATGGTCATTTTTTGCTGTATATGATGGGCATGCTGGATCCCAGGTTGCCAAATACTGCTGTGAGCATTTATTAGATCACATCACAAGCAACCAGGATTTTAAAGGGTCCGATGGACCACCCTCTGTGGAAAGTGTAAAGAATGGAATCAGAACAGGTTTTCTGCAAATTGATGAACATATGAGAGTAATCTCTGAGAAGAAACATGGTGCAGATAGAAGCGGGTCAACAGCGGTGGGTGTCATGATTTCTCCTCAACACACTTACTTCATCAACTGTGGAGACTCAAGAGGTTTACTTTGTAGAAACAGGAAGGTTCACTTCTTCACACAAGATCACAAACCAAGTAATCCACTGGAGAAAGAGCGTATACAGAATGCAGGTGGTTCTGTAATGATTCAACGTGTGAATGGCTCTCTTGCTGTGTCTAGAGCTCTTGGGGACTTTGATTACAAATGTGTCCATGGGAAAGGCCCTACAGAGCAGCTTGTCTCACCTGAGCCTGAAGTTTACGAAATTGAGAGATCAGAAGAAGATGATCAGTTTATCATACTGGCTTGTGATGGTATCTGGGATGTTATGGGAAATGAAGAGCTCTGTGACTTTGTAAGATCCAGACTCGAAGTCACTGATGACCTTGAGAAAGTTTGCAATGAGATAGTCGACACCTGCTTGTACAAG GGAAGTCGAGACAACATGAGTGTGATTTTGATCTGTTTTCCAAGTGCACCAAAGGTATTGCCAGAGGCGGTGAAGAGAGAGGCAGAGTTGGACAAGTACCTGGAAAGCAGAGTAGAAG AGATCATAAAGAAGCAGGGTGAAGGAGTACCAGACTTAGTCCACGTGATGCGTACGTTAGCAACTGAGAGCATCCCAAACCTCCCGCCAGGGGGTGAATTGGCAAGCAA